One region of Opitutaceae bacterium genomic DNA includes:
- a CDS encoding SDR family oxidoreductase — MNKLHKKRALVTAGAQGIGLAISQHLSRAGCDVFVHYHRSACEAEHFVNEARTLGRSAGAAAADLTTATGCEAIVAAAVSFLGGLDILINNAGSLIARRSLADGTDEFWDEVMELNLGSLRRVTRAAAPHLIAAAKTNPGAAIVNLASLAGRKGGHSGSLAYSTSKGAILTFTRALANELGPDGVRVNALAPGLILGTTFHATHTSQDSANATIASIPLARAGNPDDVARAALFLAGEYDGFITGATIDINGGVYSA; from the coding sequence ATGAACAAACTGCACAAGAAACGGGCCCTGGTCACCGCAGGTGCGCAGGGCATCGGCCTGGCCATCAGTCAGCATCTCTCGCGCGCGGGCTGTGACGTATTCGTCCACTATCACCGCAGCGCCTGCGAGGCTGAACATTTCGTCAATGAAGCGCGCACGCTCGGCCGGAGTGCGGGAGCGGCTGCCGCAGACCTGACAACTGCGACCGGCTGCGAGGCGATTGTCGCTGCGGCGGTCTCCTTTCTCGGCGGGCTCGACATCCTCATCAACAACGCGGGATCCCTCATCGCGCGGCGGTCGCTCGCCGATGGCACGGACGAGTTCTGGGATGAAGTCATGGAACTCAATCTCGGCAGCCTGCGACGCGTCACGCGCGCAGCAGCGCCGCATCTCATCGCCGCCGCAAAAACGAACCCTGGCGCCGCCATCGTCAACCTCGCCTCGCTCGCCGGCCGCAAGGGCGGACATTCCGGTTCGCTCGCCTACTCGACCTCAAAGGGAGCGATCCTCACCTTCACCCGCGCCCTCGCGAACGAACTCGGACCCGACGGCGTCAGGGTGAATGCCCTCGCGCCGGGACTCATCCTTGGAACCACCTTTCACGCGACACACACCTCGCAGGATTCCGCCAACGCAACCATCGCCTCGATCCCGCTCGCGAGAGCCGGAAATCCCGACGACGTCGCCCGCGCCGCGCTCTTTCTCGCGGGCGAGTACGACGGCTTCATCACCGGCGCAACCATCGACATCAACGGCGGCGTGTACTCCGCCTGA
- a CDS encoding LLM class flavin-dependent oxidoreductase: protein MPSKSELTSLPTTNGDTTALRPVPRREGFELGFDSFVETSFDPAKRARMSEAERLSDLLEEIALADQVGLDIFGLGEHHRKEYLSSAPAVILAAAAARTRMIRLASAVTVLSSDDPVRVFQDFATLDLISHGRAEMIVGRGSFIESFPLFGYDLENYDTLFSEKLDLLLRLRAETEITWKGRHRASLNGQGVYPRPMQNPIPVRIAVGGTPQSVVRAAKLGLPLVLAIIGGEPHRFRPLLDLYREHWIRAGHSPDKISIGIHSPGFIGDTTAGAAETLYPAYSDAFSAIGIERGWGPVTRAQYDALRSRDGALVVGDPGWVAEKIIRENEVLGGINRFTLLLSGGPIPHRDVMRAIELFGTKVAPVVREAIGASRKTPAPA from the coding sequence ATGCCATCCAAGTCTGAATTGACGTCCCTGCCGACGACGAACGGGGATACCACTGCACTCAGGCCCGTCCCTCGAAGGGAGGGCTTTGAACTGGGCTTCGACAGTTTTGTCGAAACGAGTTTTGACCCGGCCAAACGTGCGCGCATGAGCGAGGCTGAGCGCCTGAGCGATCTGCTCGAGGAGATAGCGCTGGCCGATCAGGTGGGGCTCGATATTTTCGGGCTGGGGGAGCATCACCGGAAGGAATACTTGTCGTCGGCTCCTGCGGTGATTCTTGCGGCGGCGGCGGCGCGAACCCGGATGATCCGGCTCGCCAGCGCGGTCACGGTTCTGAGTTCCGACGATCCCGTGCGGGTGTTTCAGGACTTTGCCACCCTCGACCTGATCTCGCATGGGCGGGCGGAAATGATTGTCGGGCGCGGGTCATTCATCGAGTCGTTTCCCCTGTTCGGTTACGACCTCGAGAACTATGACACATTGTTCAGCGAGAAACTGGATCTGCTCCTCAGGCTCCGCGCGGAGACCGAAATCACGTGGAAAGGAAGGCATCGGGCAAGTTTGAACGGGCAGGGTGTGTACCCGCGGCCAATGCAGAATCCGATCCCTGTTCGAATCGCGGTCGGCGGCACACCGCAGTCGGTTGTGCGCGCGGCGAAGCTGGGTCTGCCGCTGGTTCTGGCCATCATAGGCGGCGAACCTCATCGCTTCCGACCGTTGCTCGACCTTTATCGTGAGCACTGGATTCGCGCGGGACATTCGCCTGACAAGATTTCGATTGGCATACACTCCCCGGGGTTCATCGGCGACACCACGGCAGGCGCCGCGGAGACACTTTATCCGGCGTATTCCGATGCATTCTCCGCCATCGGCATCGAGCGGGGCTGGGGACCCGTGACGCGCGCGCAGTACGATGCGCTGCGTTCGCGCGACGGAGCGCTGGTCGTCGGTGACCCCGGATGGGTGGCCGAAAAAATAATCCGCGAAAACGAGGTGCTGGGCGGCATCAATCGTTTCACCCTCCTGCTGAGCGGCGGACCAATTCCCCATCGTGACGTGATGCGGGCGATTGAGCTGTTCGGCACCAAGGTAGCTCCTGTCGTGCGTGAGGCGATTGGTGCCTCACGAAAGACACCCGCTCCGGCATAG
- a CDS encoding PLDc N-terminal domain-containing protein, whose protein sequence is MNISYLISVLCLILWIVALVDCIRSSNPNKIIWIIVIILVPFLGSILYFLLGRKKA, encoded by the coding sequence ATGAATATCAGCTACCTCATCAGTGTTCTCTGCCTCATCCTCTGGATCGTTGCGCTCGTCGACTGCATCCGAAGCAGCAACCCAAACAAGATCATCTGGATCATCGTGATCATCCTGGTCCCGTTCCTTGGCTCCATCCTCTACTTCCTGTTGGGGCGAAAAAAGGCATAG
- a CDS encoding efflux transporter outer membrane subunit, protein MNAGVVSLVILSASVSLLAGCASGPDFVRPAPISEVTYTAVPMSGQVGTDAIGKGGVQQFHLGEVVDARWWRRLGSSRLDAYIEGAFLASPTLAAAAATLRQAEEIRMAQAAVRTYPGIHAGVSAQRQRMNPGMLGIAGNPREFSLYTAGLEIRHRLDLSGGTRRTLEALTARVDHRYHEMENARLRLAAGITLTAIRRASLADQSRATLAILDVQIEQEKLVGGQVLIGLASEEEMLALRVRTEQTRATLHQLQRQIEQEDHTLAMLAGRAPGSAAVPAFNLGEFLLPGDLPVVLPSALARHRPDIQAAEALLHAANAEYGVAISKLYPQVNLSATLGSQGMNMDSLFGGGAAIWSVIGQLTQPLLNPGLPAERRASLAALEAASMNYQAVVLDALREVADAMRAAHHDAEILTSFEEASGAASRALELVERQHAIGTASHPRVLAAKEHALQQEGLVTAARAQRLADTVVLFQVLGGGYGDSREI, encoded by the coding sequence ATGAATGCGGGCGTGGTTTCATTGGTGATTCTGAGCGCGAGCGTCTCGCTCCTCGCAGGTTGTGCGAGCGGACCGGACTTTGTAAGACCGGCTCCGATCAGCGAGGTGACCTACACGGCGGTGCCGATGTCCGGGCAGGTTGGGACGGATGCGATCGGGAAGGGAGGAGTCCAGCAATTCCATCTTGGAGAGGTGGTCGACGCACGTTGGTGGCGGAGGCTGGGATCTTCGAGACTTGATGCCTATATTGAGGGTGCGTTTCTTGCCAGTCCGACGCTTGCGGCAGCCGCAGCGACCCTACGGCAGGCGGAAGAAATCCGGATGGCGCAAGCAGCGGTGAGGACCTATCCGGGCATCCATGCGGGTGTGTCGGCGCAGCGGCAGCGCATGAATCCGGGCATGCTGGGAATTGCAGGAAACCCGCGTGAATTCAGTCTGTATACGGCGGGCTTGGAAATACGCCATCGCCTGGATCTTTCCGGCGGAACCCGGAGAACACTTGAGGCGTTGACCGCTCGTGTGGACCATCGATACCATGAAATGGAAAACGCGCGTCTGCGGCTGGCGGCCGGCATCACACTGACTGCGATCAGGCGGGCGAGTTTGGCGGATCAGAGCAGGGCGACCCTGGCGATACTGGACGTGCAGATCGAGCAGGAGAAACTTGTCGGAGGGCAAGTCCTCATTGGACTGGCATCGGAGGAGGAGATGCTGGCCCTCCGGGTGCGGACGGAGCAGACGCGGGCCACACTGCACCAGCTTCAACGTCAGATCGAACAGGAGGATCACACCCTTGCGATGCTGGCGGGACGAGCGCCGGGGAGCGCGGCGGTTCCGGCTTTCAATCTGGGCGAGTTTTTGCTGCCGGGCGATCTGCCCGTGGTGTTGCCTTCCGCGCTGGCCCGCCATCGGCCTGACATACAGGCGGCGGAAGCGCTTCTTCATGCAGCCAATGCCGAGTATGGGGTGGCCATCTCGAAGCTCTATCCGCAGGTCAACCTCAGTGCGACGCTCGGTTCACAGGGGATGAATATGGACTCCCTTTTTGGGGGAGGCGCTGCGATCTGGAGCGTGATAGGACAACTGACTCAGCCATTGCTCAATCCCGGCCTTCCGGCAGAGAGGCGTGCATCGCTGGCGGCGCTTGAGGCGGCTTCAATGAACTACCAGGCGGTTGTTCTCGACGCACTTCGCGAGGTGGCAGATGCCATGCGCGCCGCACATCATGATGCGGAGATTCTGACATCGTTTGAAGAAGCGAGTGGTGCCGCATCCAGGGCCCTTGAACTGGTTGAACGGCAGCATGCGATAGGGACAGCCAGCCATCCGCGTGTGCTTGCGGCGAAGGAGCACGCCCTGCAGCAGGAAGGCCTGGTGACCGCCGCGCGGGCACAGCGTCTTGCTGACACGGTCGTGCTTTTTCAGGTGCTGGGGGGGGGATACGGCGATTCGCGTGAGATTTGA
- a CDS encoding cytochrome b: MHTKNTTERSHDRFHPLSIWMHWGMLILMVAVYALIEMRGIYPKGSSAREAMKDWHFMLGMLVFALVFARLLLHWIFRAPPIDPAPPAWQGFLARAMHLALYAFLVAMPVLGWLALNAKGRSVPFFGIHLPTLIGPNKALADRYEDIHEIIGIVGYYLIGLHAAAALFHHYLLRDNALRRMLPWRRRESSC, translated from the coding sequence ATGCATACAAAGAATACCACCGAAAGGTCACATGACCGTTTCCACCCCTTGTCGATCTGGATGCACTGGGGGATGCTGATCCTCATGGTCGCCGTATATGCGCTGATTGAGATGCGTGGAATCTATCCGAAGGGCAGCAGCGCGCGGGAGGCCATGAAGGACTGGCATTTCATGCTGGGGATGTTGGTGTTTGCGCTCGTTTTTGCGCGACTGCTCCTTCACTGGATTTTTCGCGCGCCTCCCATTGATCCGGCACCGCCGGCTTGGCAGGGGTTCCTTGCCAGGGCGATGCATCTTGCTCTGTACGCGTTTCTTGTCGCCATGCCTGTGCTCGGATGGCTCGCACTGAATGCCAAAGGCAGGAGTGTTCCGTTCTTCGGCATCCATTTGCCGACTCTCATCGGGCCCAACAAGGCGCTTGCCGATCGGTATGAGGATATTCACGAAATCATCGGCATTGTCGGCTACTATCTCATTGGGCTGCACGCCGCAGCGGCGCTTTTTCATCACTACCTGCTGCGCGACAACGCGCTTCGTCGCATGCTGCCATGGAGGCGCCGTGAATCGTCGTGCTAA
- a CDS encoding ABC transporter ATP-binding protein: MSDRGVRISGLSKRYGKGGTAVLALKDANMQVRPGEVVGLIGPSGSGKSTLLKCLGAVIDPTGGQMMLGGREIYNNGWKVRDLRALRRDHIGFVFQAPYLIPFLDATDNVALLPMLAGVSNGEARGRAHALFSALDIGHRGRAMPSQLSGGEQQRVAIARGLVNRPPVILADEPTAPLDSVRALAVIRILNDLARRFETAVIVVTHDEKIIPTFKRIYHIRDGVTHEEAGEGRSFD, encoded by the coding sequence ATGAGTGACCGAGGAGTGAGAATCAGTGGTTTGAGCAAGCGCTACGGCAAAGGCGGGACAGCCGTGCTGGCGCTGAAGGATGCCAACATGCAGGTCCGTCCCGGGGAGGTTGTGGGTCTCATCGGGCCATCAGGCTCTGGGAAGAGCACCCTGCTGAAATGCCTGGGAGCGGTGATTGATCCGACCGGCGGACAAATGATGTTGGGCGGGAGGGAAATCTACAACAATGGATGGAAAGTGCGTGATCTCCGCGCGCTGAGGCGTGATCACATCGGGTTTGTTTTCCAGGCTCCCTATCTCATTCCGTTTCTTGATGCCACGGACAATGTGGCGTTGCTGCCGATGCTCGCAGGCGTGTCCAATGGGGAGGCGCGGGGGAGGGCCCATGCATTGTTCTCAGCGCTGGATATCGGGCATCGTGGTCGGGCCATGCCATCACAGCTATCGGGAGGCGAACAGCAAAGGGTTGCGATTGCCCGGGGGCTCGTCAATCGCCCTCCTGTGATTCTGGCGGACGAGCCGACGGCGCCGCTTGATTCCGTTCGGGCATTGGCGGTCATTCGAATCCTCAATGACCTGGCCAGGCGCTTTGAGACCGCCGTGATTGTCGTCACACACGACGAAAAGATCATCCCTACATTCAAGCGGATCTACCATATCCGTGATGGCGTGACGCACGAGGAGGCGGGGGAGGGTCGCAGCTTTGACTGA
- a CDS encoding ABC transporter permease produces MISLAGRDILHSWEKFIFTGIGLGLLIGVTLIMAGVYRGMVDDAKGLLENSGADLWVVQKETLGPYAEASSIPDDSWRSIRVLPGVAQAANVTFQTMQVGKGDRDVRAMVAGIAAGEPGLPGWPPYLVAGRHLTRGHFEAVADLAAGFKIGDTLKIRRDHYVVVGLTRRVVSSNGDPMIFIPLKDAQTAQFLKDNDAILMQRRRTAANPAFNREGAPGLLEAVLASQTGSGSVNAVLVRIQAGFTPGEVAENIRRWKRLTVYDRTQMEGILVGKLIATSAKQIGMFLVILAMVSAAIVAFIIHSLTMDKIREIAVLKLIGTRNRTIAGMIMQQSLVLGVIGFVVGKITATFSAPYFPKYILLVPADAIVGFLAVLAICTVASLVAIRKALEVDPAVAIGG; encoded by the coding sequence ATGATCAGTCTCGCGGGACGCGATATTCTTCACTCGTGGGAGAAGTTCATCTTCACAGGGATTGGCCTTGGGCTCTTGATTGGCGTGACTCTGATCATGGCGGGCGTGTATCGGGGGATGGTCGATGATGCCAAGGGACTCTTGGAGAACAGTGGTGCTGATCTATGGGTTGTGCAGAAGGAAACCCTTGGACCCTATGCGGAGGCGTCCAGCATTCCTGATGACAGTTGGCGGAGCATTCGGGTGCTGCCTGGGGTTGCCCAGGCTGCCAACGTCACCTTTCAGACGATGCAGGTTGGCAAAGGTGATCGGGATGTCCGGGCGATGGTGGCGGGTATCGCCGCAGGAGAGCCCGGGCTTCCTGGATGGCCTCCTTATCTCGTTGCAGGCCGCCACCTGACCCGGGGACATTTCGAGGCCGTTGCCGACCTCGCAGCCGGATTCAAAATCGGCGACACCCTGAAAATCCGGCGCGATCATTACGTTGTCGTTGGTCTAACCCGGCGGGTTGTATCGTCCAATGGCGATCCGATGATCTTCATTCCGCTCAAGGACGCGCAGACAGCGCAGTTCCTCAAGGACAACGATGCGATCCTGATGCAACGGCGGCGGACTGCGGCGAATCCTGCCTTCAATCGAGAGGGTGCTCCGGGTTTGCTGGAGGCTGTTCTAGCATCACAAACCGGCAGCGGCTCGGTAAATGCGGTTTTGGTGCGCATTCAGGCCGGGTTCACCCCCGGAGAGGTTGCTGAAAACATCCGGCGCTGGAAGCGGCTCACTGTTTATGATCGTACGCAGATGGAGGGCATTCTTGTTGGAAAGCTCATCGCCACGTCCGCCAAACAGATCGGCATGTTTCTGGTGATACTTGCGATGGTGAGCGCGGCCATTGTCGCCTTCATCATTCATTCGCTGACCATGGACAAGATCCGCGAGATTGCGGTGCTGAAGCTCATAGGCACGCGCAATCGCACAATCGCGGGCATGATCATGCAGCAGTCCCTGGTGCTGGGAGTGATTGGATTCGTGGTTGGAAAGATCACCGCCACGTTCTCCGCGCCCTATTTTCCAAAATACATTCTGCTGGTTCCAGCCGATGCGATTGTTGGATTCCTTGCGGTGCTGGCCATCTGCACGGTGGCATCGCTGGTCGCGATTCGCAAGGCGCTCGAGGTCGATCCCGCCGTGGCGATAGGAGGTTGA
- a CDS encoding efflux RND transporter periplasmic adaptor subunit, with protein sequence MKWPRLQRRTVVLLVVLASLAVLFAFVVIRSGPLARVAVTVSKVESRAVVPAIYGMGTVQARHRYKIGPVQAGRILRVTVNVGDSVSGGQVLGEMDPVDLDARILGQEAAIRGGEAVLRQAEARLAFAHAQARRYEQSLVIRGTSEESVSSKQQEEDVAGAALQAAHDAIDRLRAELKALHAQRNNLRLVAPGDGGLVVARHAEPGSTVVGGQVVIELIDPRSLWVDARFDQISAEGLAAGLPATIVLRSRRDARIRGRVLWVEPQADVVTEETLAKIVFESEVSPIPPVGELVEATLMLPALPESPVIPNAAIRTFHGRRGVWVLTEKGIEFRPVITGRADLDGRVQVMQGLTIGDQVVVYGEKVLTPRSRSRVVKRLVEMTP encoded by the coding sequence ATGAAATGGCCCCGCTTGCAACGTCGCACGGTCGTGCTGCTTGTTGTCCTTGCATCGCTTGCCGTGCTCTTTGCCTTTGTGGTCATTCGTTCCGGACCGTTGGCGCGAGTGGCTGTGACGGTTTCCAAGGTGGAGTCCAGGGCAGTCGTTCCCGCCATTTATGGCATGGGCACCGTGCAGGCCCGGCATCGATACAAGATCGGGCCGGTGCAGGCGGGACGGATCCTAAGGGTCACTGTCAATGTTGGTGACAGCGTAAGTGGAGGGCAGGTGCTGGGTGAGATGGACCCTGTGGATTTGGATGCTCGAATTCTGGGGCAGGAGGCTGCAATTCGAGGTGGCGAGGCGGTTCTCCGGCAGGCGGAGGCTCGACTGGCCTTTGCGCATGCTCAGGCGAGGCGATACGAGCAGTCGTTGGTGATTCGCGGCACGAGCGAGGAGTCCGTTTCGTCGAAACAGCAGGAAGAGGATGTGGCCGGCGCCGCCTTGCAGGCGGCCCATGACGCGATCGATCGCCTGCGAGCGGAACTCAAGGCACTGCATGCGCAGCGCAACAATCTAAGATTGGTGGCCCCCGGTGATGGCGGGCTGGTCGTTGCCCGTCACGCCGAACCGGGATCCACGGTGGTTGGAGGACAGGTGGTCATCGAATTGATCGACCCACGGAGCCTTTGGGTGGATGCCCGTTTTGACCAGATCAGTGCGGAAGGTCTGGCGGCCGGGCTGCCCGCCACCATTGTCCTGCGCTCGAGAAGGGATGCCCGCATTCGTGGACGCGTGCTTTGGGTTGAGCCCCAGGCTGATGTTGTGACGGAAGAAACGCTGGCGAAGATCGTGTTTGAATCAGAAGTTTCGCCAATACCTCCCGTGGGTGAATTGGTGGAGGCAACACTGATGCTTCCGGCGTTGCCGGAGTCCCCGGTAATTCCGAATGCTGCAATCCGGACATTCCATGGGAGACGCGGTGTCTGGGTTCTTACCGAGAAAGGCATCGAATTCAGACCGGTAATTACCGGCCGTGCGGACTTGGATGGCCGCGTACAGGTGATGCAAGGACTGACCATAGGGGATCAGGTTGTTGTGTACGGAGAGAAGGTGTTGACACCCCGAAGCAGGAGTCGCGTTGTCAAACGGCTGGTGGAGATGACGCCATGA
- a CDS encoding TetR/AcrR family transcriptional regulator, translated as MEKGEAIKSRPRLSAEERRAVTVAAVVDLAARQNPSDITTAAIAERMGLTQGALFRHFPTKDDILKSVMIWVGERMLAWVDRATKDEASPVASLEAIFKAHIDFVSRHPGVPRMLFGELQRPEDTLPKRAVRQLVGNYFKRLQRLLEAGKAMGELDAGLDVNAAAGQFIGMIQGLVMQSLLAGDVAQIRRESAKAFAIYRRGIESAS; from the coding sequence ATGGAGAAAGGAGAGGCAATTAAATCCCGTCCGCGCCTTTCCGCGGAGGAGCGGCGCGCAGTTACGGTGGCGGCCGTGGTGGATCTGGCGGCGCGGCAGAACCCGAGCGACATCACGACAGCCGCGATTGCGGAGCGCATGGGGCTCACGCAGGGTGCGCTTTTCCGTCATTTCCCCACCAAGGATGACATCCTGAAGTCCGTGATGATCTGGGTGGGCGAGCGCATGCTGGCATGGGTCGATCGGGCGACAAAGGATGAAGCCTCCCCGGTCGCTTCACTTGAAGCCATCTTCAAGGCACACATTGATTTCGTGTCCAGACATCCCGGGGTTCCCAGGATGCTCTTCGGAGAACTTCAGCGCCCGGAGGACACCTTGCCCAAGCGCGCGGTGAGGCAGCTCGTCGGAAATTACTTCAAGCGCCTGCAGCGCCTTCTTGAGGCTGGCAAGGCAATGGGTGAATTGGATGCTGGTCTGGATGTGAATGCTGCCGCGGGTCAGTTCATCGGCATGATCCAGGGTTTAGTGATGCAGTCACTGTTGGCAGGAGACGTTGCGCAAATCCGGCGCGAGTCAGCAAAGGCATTTGCGATTTATCGTCGTGGCATAGAAAGCGCGTCATGA
- a CDS encoding VPDSG-CTERM sorting domain-containing protein produces MNVVVGNPTTSVPDAGATIVLLGVGLLGMAILRRRV; encoded by the coding sequence ATGAATGTCGTCGTGGGCAACCCGACGACATCGGTGCCGGATGCGGGAGCGACAATTGTGCTGCTTGGAGTCGGCCTGCTTGGCATGGCAATCCTTCGCCGCAGAGTCTGA
- a CDS encoding transposase, with translation MSNALAASLHQRDCRAFTDAEFLELGATRVICDPRSGRGFLQQIGVHIESCPQRSSFFEQLKSMRRLQMLSDVTERVAATMAPRAEMPEELANHELYAGDGHWHGAATHDAKIDDRRWAVGHVYALNLRTRALHHLDLTQGKKEHDMSVLKRLGADMLRMGAKKRQRVIWVWDRAGIDFELWQNWKATRGIYFISRTKDNMTFTTVSQVAPDPDRPIDPNILSDERCLSGQGTEVRLIRYRDPVGATVYEFVTTAFHLPADIIAWLYKARWNIEKVFDQLKNKFDESKAWATSDTAKSIQAKFLCLAHNLLELFEVHLENDYRIRNEAGLQRREKRLAEHTAVARKKGYAVSALLTKLFQPLQCSIKLIRWLRSYWFSSAPLSQILPVLARSYAHS, from the coding sequence TTGAGCAATGCCCTGGCTGCGTCGCTGCATCAGCGGGACTGCCGGGCGTTCACGGACGCCGAGTTTCTTGAACTCGGCGCGACCCGGGTGATTTGCGATCCACGCAGTGGTCGAGGATTCCTTCAGCAGATTGGCGTGCACATTGAATCGTGCCCGCAGCGGAGCAGCTTTTTCGAGCAACTCAAGAGCATGCGGCGCCTGCAGATGCTCTCCGACGTGACCGAGCGGGTTGCGGCAACGATGGCGCCACGGGCGGAGATGCCGGAAGAGCTCGCCAATCACGAACTGTACGCCGGCGATGGTCATTGGCACGGTGCCGCCACGCATGATGCGAAGATCGATGATCGGCGCTGGGCGGTCGGCCATGTTTACGCTCTGAACCTGCGCACCCGCGCCCTGCATCACCTTGATCTGACTCAGGGCAAAAAGGAGCACGACATGTCTGTGCTCAAACGGCTCGGCGCGGACATGCTTCGAATGGGTGCGAAGAAGCGTCAGCGCGTCATCTGGGTGTGGGACCGTGCTGGCATAGACTTCGAGCTCTGGCAAAACTGGAAAGCCACCCGCGGCATCTACTTCATCTCGAGAACCAAGGACAACATGACTTTCACCACGGTGTCTCAAGTAGCTCCTGATCCGGACCGCCCGATCGACCCGAATATCCTCTCGGACGAGCGCTGCTTGAGCGGCCAAGGCACCGAGGTCCGCCTGATTCGATATCGCGATCCGGTGGGCGCAACGGTGTACGAGTTCGTCACCACCGCATTCCACCTGCCCGCCGACATCATTGCCTGGCTGTATAAAGCGCGATGGAACATCGAGAAGGTCTTCGATCAGCTCAAAAACAAGTTCGACGAGTCCAAGGCTTGGGCAACCAGCGATACGGCGAAATCCATCCAAGCGAAGTTCCTTTGCCTGGCTCACAACTTGCTCGAGCTGTTTGAGGTGCACTTGGAAAACGACTATCGGATTCGCAACGAAGCCGGCCTGCAACGTCGTGAAAAAAGGCTCGCCGAACACACTGCCGTTGCCCGGAAAAAAGGGTACGCCGTCTCAGCCCTGCTAACCAAGCTATTCCAGCCTCTACAATGCAGTATAAAACTCATCCGATGGCTTCGCTCCTACTGGTTCTCCAGCGCCCCTCTATCGCAGATCCTGCCTGTCCTGGCCCGCTCCTACGCACATTCCTAG
- a CDS encoding sulfatase — translation MTISSNEVCRSLRRAGSILSSLIVSGLLLAAPLRGAESDAASARPNVVLIVADDHGTEALGCYGNPVIKTPALDALASEGIRFTEAFCTTSSCSPSRAVILSGLQDHHNGMYGLQHQVHHFQSFDSVKSLPVLLSHAGYRTARIGKYHLAPEAVYKFDTVLSGGAANDPESIGRSPVEMADAANNFLNADDRRPFFLYYATDDPHRANAVLPNGRPTFETYPLPNSFGNRPQGYPGITPVVYSPDKVIVPHFLPDTPECRSELAQYYQAVSRLDQGVGHLINLLKAAGKYDNTLIIYISDNGVAFPGAKTTLYDPGIRLPCIIRSPRQPRRGIVEDAMISWVDLAPTILDFVGAPASPDGFDGRSFRAALDGGRLTGWDEIYGSHSFHEITMYYPMRMLRTRRYKLIWNIASGLTYPSALDLIESPTWISAEKSGTGTFGRRRIYDYLHRPRFELYDLQRDPDEVVNLADDPASDSLKNELISKLKAFQSKTRDPWFHKWTYE, via the coding sequence ATGACAATCTCCTCAAACGAGGTCTGCCGCAGCCTTCGCCGCGCGGGATCAATCCTCTCATCGCTGATCGTATCGGGCTTGCTCCTGGCGGCACCGTTGCGCGGTGCGGAATCTGATGCTGCATCTGCGCGCCCCAACGTCGTGCTGATCGTCGCGGACGATCACGGGACCGAAGCGCTTGGCTGCTATGGCAATCCGGTGATCAAAACGCCCGCTCTCGACGCGCTGGCAAGCGAGGGCATCCGTTTCACCGAGGCTTTCTGCACAACGTCAAGCTGCAGCCCATCGCGCGCCGTCATCCTGAGCGGGCTTCAGGACCATCACAACGGCATGTACGGGCTCCAGCATCAGGTTCATCATTTCCAGTCCTTCGATTCAGTGAAGAGCCTGCCCGTGCTTCTCTCACACGCGGGATATCGCACCGCCCGCATAGGCAAATACCACCTGGCGCCGGAGGCCGTGTACAAATTCGACACCGTGCTGTCGGGCGGCGCAGCCAATGATCCTGAATCAATCGGCCGAAGCCCCGTTGAAATGGCGGATGCTGCCAACAATTTCCTGAACGCGGACGACAGGCGTCCTTTCTTCCTCTATTACGCGACGGATGATCCGCATCGGGCGAATGCGGTCCTTCCCAACGGACGCCCCACCTTCGAGACGTACCCGCTTCCCAACAGCTTTGGCAACCGTCCTCAAGGCTATCCGGGAATTACGCCTGTAGTCTACTCTCCGGACAAGGTCATCGTGCCACATTTTCTTCCAGACACGCCGGAATGCCGGAGCGAACTTGCGCAATATTACCAGGCCGTCTCGCGCCTCGACCAGGGAGTCGGCCATCTGATCAATCTCCTCAAGGCTGCCGGAAAATACGACAACACGCTCATCATCTACATCTCTGACAACGGGGTGGCCTTCCCCGGTGCAAAAACCACGCTCTACGATCCGGGCATCAGGCTTCCCTGCATCATACGCAGCCCCCGCCAGCCCAGGCGCGGCATTGTGGAGGACGCCATGATTTCATGGGTCGATCTCGCTCCGACGATTCTCGATTTTGTCGGAGCACCCGCCTCGCCGGACGGTTTTGACGGCCGTTCATTCCGCGCCGCACTCGATGGAGGCAGGCTGACAGGCTGGGACGAGATTTATGGGTCCCACAGTTTTCACGAAATCACCATGTACTACCCGATGCGCATGCTGCGCACCCGGCGCTACAAGCTGATCTGGAACATCGCAAGCGGCCTCACGTACCCCTCGGCGCTCGACCTGATCGAATCACCGACATGGATAAGCGCCGAGAAATCCGGCACCGGCACCTTTGGCCGCCGTCGCATTTACGACTACCTGCATCGTCCGCGTTTCGAACTCTACGATTTGCAGCGGGATCCGGATGAGGTGGTCAACCTGGCAGATGATCCCGCGAGCGATTCCCTGAAGAACGAGCTCATTTCAAAACTCAAGGCGTTCCAGTCCAAAACCCGGGACCCTTGGTTCCACAAGTGGACGTATGAATAA